TACCCCGACCCGGGCTCGATCAAGCAGGCCTTCGAGCCGTTCATCAAGGGCTCGATCCTCATCCCCGAGCGCTACGTCGGCGCGGTGATGGAGCTCTGCCGCGAGCGGCGCGGCGTCAACAGCACCTTCCACTACCTCGCCGCCGGCCGCGTCGAGCTGACCAGCGAGCTGCCGCTCGCCGAGGTGCTCTTCGACTTCTACGATCGGCTGAAGTCGATCACCCAGGGCTACGGCTCGTTCGACTACGAGCTGCTCGACGAGCGCGAGGCCGACCTGGTCAAGGTCGACATCCTGGTCAACGCCGAGAAGGTCGATGCGCTCTCGCAGCTCGTGCATCGCGAGTTCGCCCGGCCGCGCGCCGTCCGCTACTGCGAGCGGCTCGCCAAGACGATCCCGCGCCAGCAGTTCAAGATCGCCATCCAGGGCGCCATCGGCGGCCAGATCATCGCGCGGACGACGATCAACGCCTACCGCAAGGACGTCACCGCCAAGTGCTACGGCGGCGACATCTCGCGCAAGCGCAAGCTCCTCGAGAAGCAGAAGGAAGGCAAGAAGAAGATGAAGCTGGTCGGCGCGGTGGAGATCCCGCAGCAGGCGTTCGTCGCGGTGCTCCGCACCGACGAGGAGGAGGAGTAGCCATCTCCTCGCCGGGGCTCTACCTCCACCTCCCCTTCTGCGCCCGGATCTGCCCCTACTGCGATTTCGCCGTCCTCCCCGGCCGCGGCGCCATCGTCCGCGCGCACGTCGACCGCCTGCTCGACGAGATGGCGCTGGCGCGCGACGAGGGCTCATTCCGTGACGCCGCGTTCGACACGATCTACTTCGGCGGCGGCACCCCGTCGCTCGTCGAGCCCGACGACCTCGGCCGCCTGATCGCCGCCGCACGCGACCTTCTCGGCGCACTCCCCGACGCCTGGATCACTCTCGAAGCGAACCCCGAGCACGTCACCGCCGCGAGCTGCGACGCCTGGAGACGGCTCGGCGTGCAGGCCCTGTCGCTCGGCGTCCAGTCGTTCGACGACGCCGAGCTCCGCTTCCTCGGTCGCGAGCACACCGCCGAGCAGGCCCGCGAGTCCGTTCGCCTCGCCCGCGCCGCCGGCTTCCCTTGGGTCTCCCTCGACCTGATCTACGGCCTCCCTGACCAGACCAGAGCCTCCTGGCAGCGCAACCTCGAGACCGCCGTCGCCCTAGCGCCGCACCACCTCTCCTGCTACCAGCTCACCGTTCACGACGGCACACCCTTCGGCTTCCGAGCCGGACGCCACGAGCTCATCGAGCTCGCCGAGCCCCGGAAAGCCTCTCTCTTCTTCCTTACCCAGACGTCTTTGCCTTGTCTTGGTTTCGGAGCCTACGAAGTCTCGAATTTCGCCTGCGGCCTCGAGCACCGCTCCCGCCACAACCCGAAATACTGGAATCACACGCCGTACCTCGGGCTCGGCCTCGGCGCCCACTCGTTCGCATGGAGCGAGCGGGGCGCGCGGCGCTGGTGGAACGAGCGGAAGATCAAGCACTGGACGGCGAAGGTCGAACGCGGCGAGCGGCCGCTCGCCGGAGAAGAGACGCTCGATCTGCCGGCGCTGCGGCTGGAAGCGCTGCTCCTCGGCCTGCGCACCGTCGACGGCATCGACCTCGCCCACTTCCGCAGTCGCTACCGCTTCGATCTCGCGGCCGCCAACCCGGCACTCCTCGCCGAGCTCGAGCGGCAGGAGTTGCTGCGCCGCGAAGGCGAGCGGCTCCGTCCGACGCTCGCCGGTCTCGCCGTCGCCGACGGCCTGGCGGGCCGCTTCCGCGTCGCCGGCTGACCGACCTCCGATCGTCGCCGGCTAGAGCGCCCCTTCGGGCTCCTGCGCGCAGCCGTCGCCACAGCGCTCGATCTGCACGGTGACGTGCTCGATGCCGAAGCGGTCGTGAAGGTCGCGGGCGAGGCCGCGATGGAAGTCGTCGTCGCACGGCGCGTCGGGCATGACGAGATGCGCGGTGAGCGCGGCCTCGGTGGTCGAAAGACCCCAGACGTGCAGGTCGTGCACCGTGTCGACGCCGGGGAGCGACTCGAGATGCCCGCGGACCGCCTCGACGTCGATGCCCCGCGGCACCGCGTCCATCGCGAGATCGAGCGACTCGCGCAGCAGGCTCCAGGTGCCCGCGAGGATCACCACCGCCACCGCCAGGCTCACCGCCGGGTCGATCCAGGTCGCTCCGGTACGCGCGATCGCCAGCCCGGCGAGCACCACCCCGAGCGACACGGCGGCGTCGGCGGCCAGGTGCAGGAAGGCGCTGCGCACGTTCAGGTCGCGCTCCCGGCCGCGGGCAAAGAGCAGCGCCGAGGTGGCGTTGATCAGAATGCCGATCCCGGCCACCGTCATCACCACGCCCCCCGCCACCGGTGCCGGCTGGCGGAAGCGGGCCACCGCCTCCCAGGCGATGGCGCCGACCGCGATCAAGAGGAGCAGCGCGTTGAACAGCGCCGCCAGGATCGAGCTGCGGCGCAAGCCGTAGGTGCGTCGGCCGCCCGGCGCGGCGCGCGAGGCCAGCCACGCACCCCACGACAGCAGCAGTCCGAGGACGTCGCCGAGATTGTGTCCGGCGTCGGCGAGCAGGGCGAGCGACTGCGCGCGCAGACCCCAGACCACCTCGACGGCGACGAAGGCGAGGTTCAACCCGACCCCCAGCGCGAAGCGCCGTCCGAGGCGGAGGTCCGGTCGGTGGTCGTGATCGTGGGAGTGGCTCACCGTTCGTCCTGTCTCGTCGCCGTGGGCCGGCGCGGCATGCGACGGACCCGGTCGGCCGATTCTGCCATCCCGAACGGTTGCTGCGGCGCCGCTGGCCGTCCGCTCCGCCCGGCGCCGTGCGGGACGGCGACAACGGCCGGTCGACCGACCCGCGCCGCCGACCTCGCGCTAGACTCCCCCGCGCACGACGCCACCCCGCTTCTCGACCCGAGGTCTTCCGCATGTCCGATCCACGCCATCACCAGTTCGCCTCGACGCTGGTCAACTACTCCTGCGCCCTGCAGCCCGGCGAGAAGGTGCTGATCGAGGCGGTCGACGTCCCGCCCGCCATCACCACGGCCCTGGTGCGCGCGGCGGCCGCCGCCGGTGCGGCGCCGCTCGTCCT
This genomic window from Holophagales bacterium contains:
- a CDS encoding coproporphyrinogen III oxidase family protein, encoding MALARDEGSFRDAAFDTIYFGGGTPSLVEPDDLGRLIAAARDLLGALPDAWITLEANPEHVTAASCDAWRRLGVQALSLGVQSFDDAELRFLGREHTAEQARESVRLARAAGFPWVSLDLIYGLPDQTRASWQRNLETAVALAPHHLSCYQLTVHDGTPFGFRAGRHELIELAEPRKASLFFLTQTSLPCLGFGAYEVSNFACGLEHRSRHNPKYWNHTPYLGLGLGAHSFAWSERGARRWWNERKIKHWTAKVERGERPLAGEETLDLPALRLEALLLGLRTVDGIDLAHFRSRYRFDLAAANPALLAELERQELLRREGERLRPTLAGLAVADGLAGRFRVAG
- a CDS encoding cation transporter, encoding MSHSHDHDHRPDLRLGRRFALGVGLNLAFVAVEVVWGLRAQSLALLADAGHNLGDVLGLLLSWGAWLASRAAPGGRRTYGLRRSSILAALFNALLLLIAVGAIAWEAVARFRQPAPVAGGVVMTVAGIGILINATSALLFARGRERDLNVRSAFLHLAADAAVSLGVVLAGLAIARTGATWIDPAVSLAVAVVILAGTWSLLRESLDLAMDAVPRGIDVEAVRGHLESLPGVDTVHDLHVWGLSTTEAALTAHLVMPDAPCDDDFHRGLARDLHDRFGIEHVTVQIERCGDGCAQEPEGAL